A region of Coccinella septempunctata chromosome 5, icCocSept1.1, whole genome shotgun sequence DNA encodes the following proteins:
- the LOC123313437 gene encoding pancreatic lipase-related protein 2 isoform X2, which yields MVNNSSIFLQTIMFIMNQSNFQDTTSYNYYYLDIAPNATKCYGMYGCFELGEPWTTIHRPVSYFPNDLEQIEPKFLLYTRHRPTRPYLLDLNEDDIIGSAPMNPKKPLYVICHGFLEGGGQSWIKEMTKELLRMEDCSVIVVDWHGGSSPPYTQAVANIRLLGAITAHLVAEVASYTKGLNHVHCIGHSLGAHLCGYVGYTLQKEFNLVLERITGLDPAEPHFAKSQPPVRLDKTAARYVDIVHSDASRFLLGGFGIVEPIGHVDYYPNGGSDQPGCNMKAYQHLLYQDESIFKGVRKYIGCNHIKSYEFFIESINPKCSWYTMSCSSFEEFQDGKCFECGELKKNCLKFGYHGRRHYTQLVAKGVIKQNDNLTQYLMTGSDRPYCRAHYKIMVTISDSEKSKLHRGEVGQLIFTMHSTTDGKGYKSEPAALKGGYHEPGHTYTGVIATNEVDNLKAVEVEWKYNSSLFNPLTWRILASPRIYLKNVTVESLEIGRKITVCPKSDVPLISGFPQLLIPSYC from the exons ATGGTGAACAACAGTTCGATTTTTTTGCAAACGATCATGTTCATCATGAACCAGAGCAATTTTCAAGACACCACTTcttacaactattattatttGGATATTG CACCAAATGCTACAAAATGTTATGGCATGTATGGATGCTTCGAATTAGGTGAACCCTGGACTACCATTCACAGGCCTGTTTCTTATTTTCCCAACGATTTAGAACAG ATAGAACCGAAATTTCTATTATACACAAGGCATAGACCTACTAGGCCGTATCTGCTTGATCTAAATGAAGATGATATAATAGGTTCAGCACCTATGAACCCTAAGAAACCCTTATATGTCATATGTCATGGATTCCTAGAGGGAGGAGGCCAATCATGG ATCAAAGAAATGACGAAGGAACTTTTACGCATGGAAGATTGTTCCGTTATTGTGGTAGATTGGCACGGAGGTTCCAGTCCGCCTTACACACAGGCAGTAGCCAATATTCGACTACTTGGGGCCATAACAGCACATTTGGTGGCAGAAGTAGCTAGCTACACCAAAGGACTGAATCATGTGCATTGCATCGGTCACTCCCTTGGTGCACATTTATGTGGTTATGTGGGATATACTTTGCAGAAG gaattcAATTTGGTTTTGGAGAGGATAACAGGCTTAGATCCTGCAGAGCCTCATTTCGCAAAATCCCAACCTCCAGTTAGACTGGACAAAACGGCTGCAAGATATGTAGATATAGTTCACAGTGATGCCAGCAGATTCCTCCTAGGAGGCTTTGGGATTGTTGAACCAATTGGGCATGTTGATTATTACCCTAATGGAGGTAGTGACCAACCAGGGTGTAATATGAAGGCTTATCAACATTTGTTGTACCAAGATGAAAGTATTTTCAAAGGTGTCAGAAAATACATAGGATGCAATCATATTAAAAGTTATGAATTCTTCATAGAAAGCATAAATCCTAAGTGTTCATGGTATACCATGTCTTGTTCTTCTTTCGAA GAGTTTCAAGATGGCAAATGTTTTGAATGTGGCGAGCTTAAGAAAAACTGTTTGAAGTTTGGTTATCATGGAAGAAGACACTACACCCAACTTGTAGCAAAGGGTGTTATCAAACAAAATGATAACTTGACACAATACCTCATGACTGGTTCTGATAGACCCTACTGTC GAGCTCACTATAAAATAATGGTGACCATATCAGATTCCGAAAAAAGTAAATTACACAGAGGTGAAGTAGGCCAGCTCATTTTCACAATGCATAGCACTACAGATGGCAAAGGATACAAATCAGAACCAGCTGCTTTAAAGGGAGGTTATCATGAGCCTGGACATACATATACTGGGGTTATTGCAACTAATGAAGTAGACAATTTGAAAGCTGTTGAAGTTGAATGGAAATATAATAGCAGTTTATTCAACCCTCTCACTTGGAGAATTCTAGCATCCCCCAGAATATACTTGAAGAATGTTACAGTGGAATCCTTGGAAATAGGGAGAAA GATTACAGTATGTCCCAAGTCAGATGTTCCATTAATTAGTGGTTTCCCCCAATTGTTGATTCCGTCCTACTGTTGA
- the LOC123313437 gene encoding pancreatic lipase-related protein 2 isoform X1: MVNNSSIFLQTIMFIMNQSNFQDTTSYNYYYLDIGKAPNATKCYGMYGCFELGEPWTTIHRPVSYFPNDLEQIEPKFLLYTRHRPTRPYLLDLNEDDIIGSAPMNPKKPLYVICHGFLEGGGQSWIKEMTKELLRMEDCSVIVVDWHGGSSPPYTQAVANIRLLGAITAHLVAEVASYTKGLNHVHCIGHSLGAHLCGYVGYTLQKEFNLVLERITGLDPAEPHFAKSQPPVRLDKTAARYVDIVHSDASRFLLGGFGIVEPIGHVDYYPNGGSDQPGCNMKAYQHLLYQDESIFKGVRKYIGCNHIKSYEFFIESINPKCSWYTMSCSSFEEFQDGKCFECGELKKNCLKFGYHGRRHYTQLVAKGVIKQNDNLTQYLMTGSDRPYCRAHYKIMVTISDSEKSKLHRGEVGQLIFTMHSTTDGKGYKSEPAALKGGYHEPGHTYTGVIATNEVDNLKAVEVEWKYNSSLFNPLTWRILASPRIYLKNVTVESLEIGRKITVCPKSDVPLISGFPQLLIPSYC; encoded by the exons ATGGTGAACAACAGTTCGATTTTTTTGCAAACGATCATGTTCATCATGAACCAGAGCAATTTTCAAGACACCACTTcttacaactattattatttGGATATTGGTAAGG CACCAAATGCTACAAAATGTTATGGCATGTATGGATGCTTCGAATTAGGTGAACCCTGGACTACCATTCACAGGCCTGTTTCTTATTTTCCCAACGATTTAGAACAG ATAGAACCGAAATTTCTATTATACACAAGGCATAGACCTACTAGGCCGTATCTGCTTGATCTAAATGAAGATGATATAATAGGTTCAGCACCTATGAACCCTAAGAAACCCTTATATGTCATATGTCATGGATTCCTAGAGGGAGGAGGCCAATCATGG ATCAAAGAAATGACGAAGGAACTTTTACGCATGGAAGATTGTTCCGTTATTGTGGTAGATTGGCACGGAGGTTCCAGTCCGCCTTACACACAGGCAGTAGCCAATATTCGACTACTTGGGGCCATAACAGCACATTTGGTGGCAGAAGTAGCTAGCTACACCAAAGGACTGAATCATGTGCATTGCATCGGTCACTCCCTTGGTGCACATTTATGTGGTTATGTGGGATATACTTTGCAGAAG gaattcAATTTGGTTTTGGAGAGGATAACAGGCTTAGATCCTGCAGAGCCTCATTTCGCAAAATCCCAACCTCCAGTTAGACTGGACAAAACGGCTGCAAGATATGTAGATATAGTTCACAGTGATGCCAGCAGATTCCTCCTAGGAGGCTTTGGGATTGTTGAACCAATTGGGCATGTTGATTATTACCCTAATGGAGGTAGTGACCAACCAGGGTGTAATATGAAGGCTTATCAACATTTGTTGTACCAAGATGAAAGTATTTTCAAAGGTGTCAGAAAATACATAGGATGCAATCATATTAAAAGTTATGAATTCTTCATAGAAAGCATAAATCCTAAGTGTTCATGGTATACCATGTCTTGTTCTTCTTTCGAA GAGTTTCAAGATGGCAAATGTTTTGAATGTGGCGAGCTTAAGAAAAACTGTTTGAAGTTTGGTTATCATGGAAGAAGACACTACACCCAACTTGTAGCAAAGGGTGTTATCAAACAAAATGATAACTTGACACAATACCTCATGACTGGTTCTGATAGACCCTACTGTC GAGCTCACTATAAAATAATGGTGACCATATCAGATTCCGAAAAAAGTAAATTACACAGAGGTGAAGTAGGCCAGCTCATTTTCACAATGCATAGCACTACAGATGGCAAAGGATACAAATCAGAACCAGCTGCTTTAAAGGGAGGTTATCATGAGCCTGGACATACATATACTGGGGTTATTGCAACTAATGAAGTAGACAATTTGAAAGCTGTTGAAGTTGAATGGAAATATAATAGCAGTTTATTCAACCCTCTCACTTGGAGAATTCTAGCATCCCCCAGAATATACTTGAAGAATGTTACAGTGGAATCCTTGGAAATAGGGAGAAA GATTACAGTATGTCCCAAGTCAGATGTTCCATTAATTAGTGGTTTCCCCCAATTGTTGATTCCGTCCTACTGTTGA